GGGCCCTGAAGCTGCGGCCGCCCGAGGGCGGCCGGCAAGTGTGTGCACGGGCACGCGGAGGGGCTGTGCAACTGGGCGTAGTTCCCACTCGCCCGGCCCGTCCGCGCGCCCGCCGCGCGTGTGGCGTTTACGCGTCCGCGCGTCGGCCCGCCTGTGCGGCGACGGGGGTCTTCCCGACGCTCGCACCGATGGCGAGCAGGGCCTCGGCGGTCTCCGCGGGCTGCTCGAGGACGTACATGTGACCGGCCTGAAGCAGTCGCAGGGACACCGCCTGAAGTATCTCGCGGTACTGCTCGAGGACGGCCGGAGGACTGGGCAGGTCCCGCTCGCCGCCCATCAGGTGGACGGGCGCCTTCAGCGGGGTCGCCGTCCAGCCGCGCTTGGCGAGGACCGCGAGGTCCGCGCGCAGGTCCGGCAGCATGAGCCGCTTGACCATGTCCTCGGAGACGCCGAGCGCGGGCAGGATGCCCTGCTCGGTGGCCACCTCGAACAGCATCTGGTCGTCGAGCCCGTACAGGCCCGCCGAGGTGAACTCCGGCGCGGGCGGCGCCGAGAGGACCACGTGCAGGTCCTTCGGCCAGTGCGAGGACCAGAGCTGGGCCATGCGGTGCACGACCGCCGCGCCCAGGCTGTGCCCGAAGAGCAGACCCGGGCCCCTCAGGTCCTCGGCGAGCAGGCCGAGATAGAAGTGCGCGAGCGCGTCCAGGTCACGCTCGCCGTCGCCGTGGGAACGCGGTGGCTGTACGGCCACCACGCTCCAGTCCTCTCCGACCATGGTGGCGAGCCGCGCGAACGACCTCGCCGAACCACCCGCAAACGGCACACAGATCAGCCGCAGCCCCTCGGGGCTGCCCTTCTTCAGTACGACACGTTCCGCGCCGGCCCTCACGATTGCTTCTCCATTTCTCGCCGCCTGATCAGGTGGCGGGCAGTTTTTCCGGTGGAGGTCACGGGCAGTTCCTCGACCACCCGTACCGTCTGAGGTCTTTTGAACACGGGCAGTTGCTCGCGGGCCGCGTCGATGACAGTGCGGCGCAGCCCGGCGTCGTCCGGGTCCCGGGGCACGACATGGGCGACGATGCGGGTGATCTCGTTCTCGTCCCGCACGCCGACGACAGCGCAACCGGCAACCCCCTCAAGGGCGTTGATGACGTCCTCGATCTCGCTCGGCAGGATCTTGAGCCCCCCGACGTTCAGGATGCTGTCGGACCTGCCCAGGTACATCCAGCCGCCTTCCGGGTCGTCGACGAGTGTGTCGCCGGTGTACACCCAGCCGTCACGGAAGGTCTGCGCGCTGAGCTCGGAAAGCCCCAGGTAGCGGGCGCCGGTGCTCGGCCCGCGCACCCGCAGATGGCCCATCTCGCCCGCCGGGAGCACCCGGTCCTCCTCGTCGCAGACCTGCACCTCGAAGCCCGGTACGGGCACGCCGGTCACGCCGTGCGGCGAGACGCCCGCGACCGTGGCCAGGAAGATGTGCAGGCACTCGGTGGAGCCGAGGCCGTTGACCAGGGTCAGGCCGTACGCCTCCTCGAAGCGTTCGCCGAGCAGGGCGCCGAGGTGCTCACCGGCGGAGACCGCCAGGCGCACCCCGGACAGGTCGGGCCGCCGTCCGGTACCAGCCAGGGTGAGCATCGCCGCGTACAGGGTGGGCACCGCGAACAGCACCGTGGGCCGGTGCCGTTGCACCAGGTCGGCGACCAGGTGCGGTTCGGCGCGGCCGCGGAAGAGGATCGCCGAGGCGCCGACCGCGAAGGGCAGCAGCAGCGAGTTGCCGAAGCCGTAGCCGAAGGGCAGCTTCGCGGTGGACAGGACCCGGTCCGCGCGGCCGATGCCCAGGTGCGCGCCGATGCCCTGCGGGAAGGCGAGCAGCCCGCGGTGCAGATGCACGACTCCCTTCGGGCGCCCGGTGGATCCGGAGGTGTACTGAATCACCGCCATGTCCTCCCCGTCGCGCGCGACCGCCTCCCACAACGGGCTTGCGGCATCGACGAGTTCGGGCAGCGGGCGCTCACCGCCGGGGCGGGCGGTGAGCAGTACGGCACGCGGGAAGCGCTCGGCGAAGTCGGCGGCGACCTCGCCCGCCGGATCGTCGTGGACGACCACAACCGCCCCGGAGTCCTCGACGATGTAGCGCTGTTCCTCGGCCGTGAGCAGCGGAGAGACCGGCACCGGCACCGCGCCGAGCCGCATCGCGGCAAGCACGAGGGCGACCGGCAGCACGCCGTCCGGCAGCACGGTGACCATGCGGTCGCCGGGCCCGAGACCACTGTCGGCGAGCACGCGGGCGGCCTTGCACACACGCTCGTGCAGCTGCCGGTAGGTGAGTTCGCCCTCCTCGGTGATCAGCGCGACGGCGTCGGCGGTGTCCAGGCCGAGGTGGCGGTCCAGGTACCAGAGGGCGGCGTTGCCCTGCCCGGTGGTGGGTGCGGCAGTCTCGCTCACGCCGCACCCGCCAGGTCCGCGCCAGTGCTCTCGGCTCCTACGGCCCCCGCGCTCTCCACGAGTACGGCGGTGACGCTGCCACCCCGGTCCAGGCACAGGCACAGCGCCAGCGGGCCGTCGATCCGCGCGCCACCGGGTGACGGGACCACTCCACGCCGCAGCGCCTCCACGGCGACGACGACGGCGAGCGAGCCGTCCGCGCCGCCGGTGCGGCCGGTCGTCGCGGTGGGGTTGCAGGTGGGTACGTCCGCGCCCAACTCGGCGGATACGGCGGCCTGTTCGGCGCGTACGACGGCCCGGTCCCCGCTGGAGGCGAGCACCACGAGGCCGATCGCGGAGGCCGTGCGCCCGGCCTGCTCCAGGGCTTCGCGGAGTGCGGCGCGTGCGGCCTCGGTCAACTCCTGGGCGTCGGCGGCCTCGGTGGGGTCGACGGACTCGAAGTCCTCGGTGACGCGCGAGGGTTGCGCGCCGTCGAGGTCCGCTCCGGCCCCGGCCGTCCCGGTCCGCGAAGCACCGCTCGTCAGCGCGGTGGTCTGCCCCGCCCCGCGTACGTAGGCGAGCGCGTCCTCGACCGGAGCGGGACGCAGCACCAGTACGGCGGCCGCCTCGCCCGCGGGTACGGCGCCCTTCGCCGGGGTGGCCGTCGAGTCGACGGCGGCCGAGAG
This is a stretch of genomic DNA from Streptomyces sp. NA04227. It encodes these proteins:
- a CDS encoding thioesterase II family protein — its product is MRAGAERVVLKKGSPEGLRLICVPFAGGSARSFARLATMVGEDWSVVAVQPPRSHGDGERDLDALAHFYLGLLAEDLRGPGLLFGHSLGAAVVHRMAQLWSSHWPKDLHVVLSAPPAPEFTSAGLYGLDDQMLFEVATEQGILPALGVSEDMVKRLMLPDLRADLAVLAKRGWTATPLKAPVHLMGGERDLPSPPAVLEQYREILQAVSLRLLQAGHMYVLEQPAETAEALLAIGASVGKTPVAAQAGRRADA
- a CDS encoding AMP-binding protein; the encoded protein is MSETAAPTTGQGNAALWYLDRHLGLDTADAVALITEEGELTYRQLHERVCKAARVLADSGLGPGDRMVTVLPDGVLPVALVLAAMRLGAVPVPVSPLLTAEEQRYIVEDSGAVVVVHDDPAGEVAADFAERFPRAVLLTARPGGERPLPELVDAASPLWEAVARDGEDMAVIQYTSGSTGRPKGVVHLHRGLLAFPQGIGAHLGIGRADRVLSTAKLPFGYGFGNSLLLPFAVGASAILFRGRAEPHLVADLVQRHRPTVLFAVPTLYAAMLTLAGTGRRPDLSGVRLAVSAGEHLGALLGERFEEAYGLTLVNGLGSTECLHIFLATVAGVSPHGVTGVPVPGFEVQVCDEEDRVLPAGEMGHLRVRGPSTGARYLGLSELSAQTFRDGWVYTGDTLVDDPEGGWMYLGRSDSILNVGGLKILPSEIEDVINALEGVAGCAVVGVRDENEITRIVAHVVPRDPDDAGLRRTVIDAAREQLPVFKRPQTVRVVEELPVTSTGKTARHLIRRREMEKQS
- a CDS encoding beta-ketoacyl synthase N-terminal-like domain-containing protein, coding for MTASSPTPPTTGVAVTAVGAVTAAGTTVAALFDDMLAARAHRTETVIPLVANPLPVPAGQDDGSRPVTAAHVTDPLDLTEAVGARAARALSRDSRLLMRAMDATGISAAPAPDTTAVVLGTLGAGRNEYLAIHRASGTTHRPVNPVWGPQSGYNAAAAQLSIHLKAYGPNLTLSSGATSGLDAVVTGAEYIADGRCEAVVAAGMDTLSAAVDSTATPAKGAVPAGEAAAVLVLRPAPVEDALAYVRGAGQTTALTSGASRTGTAGAGADLDGAQPSRVTEDFESVDPTEAADAQELTEAARAALREALEQAGRTASAIGLVVLASSGDRAVVRAEQAAVSAELGADVPTCNPTATTGRTGGADGSLAVVVAVEALRRGVVPSPGGARIDGPLALCLCLDRGGSVTAVLVESAGAVGAESTGADLAGAA